The following proteins come from a genomic window of Sphaerisporangium rubeum:
- a CDS encoding SPFH domain-containing protein, protein MTTTELAFWAGGVVVLLLIVIFLFKAVWRVAEPNEALIISGLAARGKNELAESLGFKIVTGKGTAVLPGFQTARRLRLDSRATNLQVNCVTQQGIPVQVRGVIIYKVGDDFTSIANAARRFLDQQDSMSGAIHELFTGHLRSIIGNLTVEDLILNRERLTGETRSSAADEMSKLGLVVDSLQIQEIDDETGYITNLGKPHAARIAASARIAEAQRDQEATEAEQAAAAKKAAAVRESQIQQAGYQAEIDQAAAKARQAGPLSEATARQEVVVQETRAAELEANLSEQRLQSQVRKPADARAYETVTLSQAERDARIAQAEAEARETELRAVAQASQVKQAAAADAESVRLRAEAAAGAARATGEGEAAANKARALADAEGAKAKGLAEAEAARARGLAEAEAAKARGLAEAEAIQARAQALAQNQEAVIAQQLAENWPQIVEAGAKALGNVDHMVVLNGAQGVEELLAKALTLGGTGLGLARSLFANATPASLNGTEPPAKHPADTV, encoded by the coding sequence ATGACCACCACCGAGCTGGCCTTCTGGGCCGGCGGTGTCGTCGTCCTGCTGCTGATCGTCATCTTTCTCTTCAAGGCCGTGTGGCGCGTCGCCGAGCCGAACGAAGCGCTGATCATCTCCGGGCTCGCGGCCCGCGGCAAGAACGAACTGGCCGAGAGCCTCGGCTTCAAGATCGTGACCGGTAAGGGCACCGCCGTGCTCCCCGGGTTCCAGACGGCGCGGCGGCTGCGGCTGGACAGCCGCGCCACCAACCTCCAAGTGAACTGCGTGACACAGCAGGGCATCCCGGTGCAGGTCCGCGGCGTGATCATCTACAAGGTCGGCGACGACTTCACCTCGATCGCCAACGCGGCCCGCCGGTTCCTCGACCAGCAGGACAGCATGAGCGGCGCCATCCACGAGCTGTTCACCGGTCACCTGCGCTCCATCATCGGCAACCTCACCGTCGAGGACCTCATCCTGAACCGCGAGCGGCTCACCGGTGAGACCCGCAGCAGCGCCGCCGACGAGATGAGCAAGCTCGGCCTGGTGGTCGACTCCCTGCAGATCCAGGAGATCGACGACGAGACCGGCTACATCACCAACCTCGGCAAGCCGCACGCCGCGCGCATCGCCGCCTCGGCCCGCATCGCCGAGGCCCAGCGCGACCAGGAGGCCACCGAGGCCGAGCAGGCCGCCGCCGCCAAGAAGGCCGCCGCCGTCCGCGAGTCCCAGATCCAGCAGGCCGGCTACCAGGCCGAGATCGACCAGGCCGCCGCCAAGGCCCGCCAGGCCGGCCCTCTGTCCGAGGCCACCGCGAGGCAGGAGGTCGTCGTCCAGGAGACCAGGGCCGCCGAGCTGGAGGCCAACCTGTCGGAGCAGCGCCTCCAGTCCCAGGTCCGCAAGCCCGCCGACGCCAGAGCGTACGAGACCGTCACCCTGTCGCAGGCCGAGCGGGACGCGCGCATCGCACAGGCCGAAGCCGAGGCCCGCGAGACCGAGCTGCGCGCCGTGGCCCAGGCGTCCCAGGTGAAGCAGGCCGCCGCCGCCGACGCCGAGTCGGTGCGCCTGCGCGCCGAGGCCGCCGCCGGCGCCGCACGCGCCACCGGTGAAGGCGAGGCCGCCGCCAACAAGGCCCGCGCACTGGCCGACGCCGAAGGCGCCAAGGCCAAGGGCCTCGCCGAAGCCGAAGCCGCACGCGCACGCGGCCTGGCGGAAGCCGAAGCCGCGAAGGCCAGAGGCCTCGCCGAGGCCGAGGCCATCCAGGCCCGCGCGCAGGCCCTGGCCCAGAACCAGGAAGCCGTCATCGCACAGCAGCTCGCCGAGAACTGGCCCCAGATCGTCGAAGCCGGCGCCAAGGCCCTCGGCAACGTCGACCACATGGTCGTCCTGAACGGCGCGCAAGGCGTCGAGGAACTCCTCGCCAAGGCCCTCACCCTCGGCGGCACCGGCCTCGGCCTCGCGCGTTCCCTCTTCGCCAACGCCACCCCGGCGAGCCTCAACGGCACAGAACCCCCCGCCAAGCACCCCGCCGACACGGTCTGA
- a CDS encoding carboxymuconolactone decarboxylase family protein, whose product MSTATTGEVAETARVKLDRATPEIYKAMRQLNAAVETSGLEHSLLELVKTRASQINGCAFCLDMHTIDARAAGETEQRLYTLPAWRETPFFTPRERAALEVTEAVTLIANGGLPDDVYARATEHFTEDELAKLLWAVTVINAWNRIAVSTRMEPGHYTARHR is encoded by the coding sequence ATGAGCACTGCGACGACAGGAGAAGTGGCGGAGACGGCGCGGGTCAAGCTGGACAGGGCCACGCCGGAGATCTACAAGGCGATGCGTCAGCTGAACGCCGCCGTCGAGACCAGCGGCCTCGAACACTCGCTGCTGGAACTGGTGAAGACCCGCGCCTCCCAGATCAACGGCTGCGCCTTCTGCCTGGACATGCACACCATCGACGCCAGAGCCGCCGGCGAGACCGAGCAACGCCTGTACACCCTGCCGGCCTGGCGCGAGACCCCGTTCTTCACCCCCAGGGAACGCGCCGCACTGGAGGTCACCGAGGCCGTCACCCTGATCGCGAACGGCGGCCTCCCCGACGACGTCTACGCACGCGCCACCGAACACTTCACCGAGGACGAACTGGCCAAACTGCTGTGGGCCGTGACCGTCATCAACGCGTGGAACCGCATAGCCGTCTCCACCCGCATGGAGCCGGGTCACTACACCGCGCGCCACCGATGA
- a CDS encoding MFS transporter — MTTATTNDVGLRSERGPVLAAVMLCTGLIALDSTIIATAVPSMVTDLGGFSQFPWLFSIYLLTQAVTVPLYGKFADQFGRRPVLFFGIAVFLLASVLCGLAWSMPALIVFRALQGIGAGAIGPMSITIVGDMYSVEERARVQGYLASVWAMSAVVGPALGGVFADFLSWRWIFFINIPLGAIAAWTLARRFKEKVTRSSHKIDYLGATLLITGSSLIILGLLEGGVAWDWLSPPSLAIFTTGAILTTAFVLVERRAAEPILPLWVFGRRTLTGGNLVALSTGAILIGLTSYVPTYTEGVLGTGALLAGFALAALSIGWPLASTFSGRLYMRIGFRDTALIGSGILVAGTALCILLLTEHAKVWQVAAACFVAGVGLGLSASPVMVAVQSVVDWDRRGVVTATNLFCRSLGSAVGAALLGAIANATLTDRFTHPPAALAGKLPASLDATGLVLGAQGSAATSPTATYIRKALTEATHHVFLTLLVIAVLAVLALFLMPRRTEQLTFD; from the coding sequence GTGACGACGGCCACCACCAATGACGTAGGACTGCGCTCGGAACGGGGCCCGGTGCTCGCCGCCGTGATGCTCTGCACCGGCCTCATCGCACTGGACAGCACCATCATCGCGACGGCCGTCCCGTCGATGGTGACCGACCTCGGGGGCTTCTCCCAGTTCCCCTGGTTGTTCTCGATCTACCTGCTCACCCAGGCCGTCACCGTGCCTCTGTACGGCAAGTTCGCCGACCAGTTCGGCCGCAGACCGGTGTTGTTCTTCGGCATCGCCGTCTTCCTGCTCGCCTCGGTCCTCTGTGGCCTCGCCTGGAGCATGCCGGCCCTCATCGTCTTCCGCGCGCTGCAAGGCATCGGCGCCGGCGCCATAGGGCCGATGAGCATCACCATCGTCGGCGACATGTACTCCGTCGAGGAACGCGCGCGGGTCCAGGGCTACCTCGCCAGCGTCTGGGCCATGTCCGCCGTCGTGGGACCCGCGCTCGGCGGCGTCTTCGCCGACTTCCTGAGCTGGCGCTGGATCTTCTTCATCAACATCCCCCTCGGCGCGATCGCCGCCTGGACCCTCGCGCGCCGTTTCAAGGAGAAGGTGACCCGCAGCTCGCACAAGATCGACTACCTGGGTGCCACACTCCTGATCACCGGCTCGTCCCTGATCATCCTCGGTCTCCTGGAAGGCGGCGTCGCCTGGGACTGGCTCTCACCCCCCAGCCTGGCCATCTTCACGACCGGCGCCATCCTGACGACGGCATTCGTCCTCGTGGAACGCCGCGCGGCAGAACCCATCCTCCCCCTGTGGGTCTTCGGCCGCCGCACCCTCACCGGCGGCAACCTGGTGGCCCTGAGCACCGGTGCCATCCTGATCGGCCTGACCTCCTACGTTCCCACCTACACCGAAGGCGTCCTCGGAACCGGCGCGCTCCTGGCGGGTTTCGCACTGGCCGCACTGAGCATCGGCTGGCCGTTGGCCTCGACCTTCTCCGGCCGCCTCTACATGCGCATCGGCTTCCGGGACACCGCCTTGATCGGCTCCGGCATCCTGGTGGCCGGCACCGCACTGTGCATCCTGCTCCTGACCGAACACGCGAAGGTCTGGCAAGTAGCCGCCGCCTGCTTCGTCGCCGGCGTAGGCCTCGGCCTCTCCGCCAGCCCCGTGATGGTCGCCGTCCAATCAGTGGTCGACTGGGACCGCCGCGGCGTGGTGACCGCCACCAACCTGTTCTGCCGCTCCCTCGGCAGCGCCGTAGGCGCCGCTCTCCTAGGCGCGATAGCCAACGCCACCCTCACCGACCGCTTCACCCACCCCCCGGCGGCCCTCGCAGGCAAACTCCCCGCCTCCCTCGACGCCACCGGCCTCGTCCTAGGCGCACAAGGCTCCGCCGCCACCAGCCCCACCGCCACCTACATCCGCAAAGCCCTGACCGAAGCCACCCACCACGTCTTCCTCACCCTCCTGGTCATCGCCGTCCTAGCCGTCCTGGCTCTCTTCCTCATGCCTCGCCGCACCGAACAACTGACCTTCGACTGA
- a CDS encoding isocitrate lyase/PEP mutase family protein has translation MSTPNGGAATRLRSLHVPGHPLVLPNAWDAASARAVVAAGFPVVATGSAAVARALGYDDGENTPVAEMLAAVARITRAVPVPVTADMERGYGLPPAELAERVAEAGAVGVNLEDSDPRTGELIDPTKQEDFLAAVRAADPTLVINARADTFIHGTGTPEARLAEAVDRGRRYIRAGADCVYPILATDPTAIATLVTEIAAPVNVYLAQGMPTIPDLATLGVARISFGGSLHTATQTYLTSLLTAIASNGAPDGWSRRDKQE, from the coding sequence ATGAGCACGCCGAACGGCGGCGCCGCCACGCGGCTGCGATCCCTGCACGTCCCGGGCCACCCCCTGGTCCTCCCCAACGCCTGGGACGCCGCCTCCGCACGCGCCGTGGTCGCGGCCGGCTTCCCCGTGGTCGCCACGGGAAGCGCGGCCGTGGCGCGGGCCCTCGGCTACGACGACGGCGAGAACACCCCGGTCGCCGAGATGCTCGCCGCCGTCGCCAGGATCACCCGCGCCGTCCCCGTCCCGGTCACCGCCGACATGGAACGCGGCTACGGCCTCCCTCCCGCCGAACTGGCCGAACGGGTCGCGGAGGCCGGAGCCGTAGGCGTCAACCTGGAGGACTCCGACCCCCGCACCGGCGAACTGATCGACCCCACCAAGCAGGAAGACTTCCTCGCGGCCGTCCGCGCCGCCGACCCCACTCTGGTCATCAACGCACGCGCCGACACCTTCATCCACGGCACCGGCACCCCCGAAGCCCGCCTCGCCGAAGCGGTGGACCGCGGCCGCCGCTACATCAGAGCCGGCGCCGACTGCGTCTACCCGATCCTTGCCACCGACCCCACCGCCATCGCGACCCTGGTCACCGAGATCGCCGCACCCGTCAACGTCTACCTGGCCCAAGGCATGCCGACCATCCCCGACCTCGCCACCCTCGGCGTAGCCCGCATCAGCTTCGGCGGCAGCCTCCACACCGCCACCCAGACCTACTTGACCAGCCTGCTCACCGCCATCGCCTCGAACGGAGCGCCAGACGGCTGGAGTCGTCGCGACAAGCAGGAGTAG
- a CDS encoding NAD(P)/FAD-dependent oxidoreductase encodes MDRPISRRDFLDGVATAVTCAAVPSATVPAAHARTVPRARHAAARQERRHPARAQGLRGDTPDAVAVPHALRDGRFWRHAGTPEATGEHYDLVVVGAGISGVTAAYTWTRRHPGARVLVLENHDDIGGQARRNEFHPAGRAGPLVAHGGSGALYGPQAWSPEGRELLDDLGVVPGRGCDTGLYARLGMHEAVFCDRETFGADRLVVPRSRPAAEWVAELPVAERARQDLVMLFDDPPDWFPGLPDDHKKRLLAGLTYQGFLRDVCRAHPDVVRFCQTMPSATWAYGADALGALDAWALSGPFAYPGFAGLRLTPERSPYNSPRVAAGRAAGQADAYCFPEGNQALVRMMTARMVPGYAADASAEHVTTTAFDNAALDRPGNRVRVRLSSPVVLVRNDGPPESARGATVGYFDGARVRTVRADGVIMACWHGVIPYVVDELPAEQKEAMRRAVRLPVVHATAQLRHWRAWRDAGVHRVRFTGAYWVSAELAPPVSTGGYRCPAGPDEPVTAHLVHTPATPGTAPGDAAAAGRRALAGTPYAALEFGVREQLGRLLGPWGFDPARDIEGLTVNRWGHGHWCAYTRPWDAFHPGGPTPAHTARRRFGRVAMAGSDAVPGGDADAAVSAACRAVRDLENVR; translated from the coding sequence ATGGACCGGCCGATCAGCCGGCGGGACTTCCTCGACGGGGTGGCGACCGCCGTCACCTGCGCCGCCGTCCCGTCCGCCACGGTTCCGGCGGCGCACGCGAGGACGGTGCCGCGCGCCAGGCATGCCGCCGCGCGCCAGGAGCGGCGGCACCCGGCGCGCGCGCAGGGCCTGCGCGGCGACACCCCGGACGCCGTCGCGGTGCCGCACGCGCTGCGCGACGGCCGGTTCTGGCGGCACGCCGGTACGCCTGAGGCCACCGGCGAGCACTACGACCTGGTCGTGGTCGGCGCCGGCATCAGCGGCGTCACCGCCGCCTACACCTGGACCAGGCGCCACCCAGGCGCGCGAGTGCTCGTATTGGAGAACCACGACGACATCGGCGGCCAGGCCCGCCGCAACGAGTTCCACCCCGCGGGCCGTGCGGGGCCGCTCGTCGCGCACGGCGGCTCAGGCGCGCTGTACGGCCCGCAGGCGTGGTCCCCCGAGGGCCGCGAACTGCTCGACGACCTCGGTGTGGTGCCGGGACGCGGCTGTGACACCGGCCTGTACGCGCGGCTCGGCATGCATGAGGCCGTGTTCTGCGACAGGGAGACCTTCGGCGCCGACCGGCTGGTGGTGCCGCGCTCCCGGCCGGCCGCCGAGTGGGTGGCGGAACTGCCGGTCGCCGAGCGGGCCAGGCAGGACCTCGTCATGCTGTTCGACGACCCGCCGGACTGGTTCCCCGGACTGCCGGACGACCACAAGAAGCGGCTGCTCGCCGGTCTGACCTACCAGGGTTTCCTGCGGGACGTGTGCCGCGCGCACCCCGACGTGGTGCGGTTCTGCCAGACCATGCCGAGCGCCACCTGGGCCTACGGCGCCGACGCGCTCGGCGCGCTGGACGCCTGGGCCCTGTCCGGCCCGTTCGCCTACCCGGGTTTCGCGGGGCTGCGCCTCACGCCGGAGCGGTCGCCGTACAACTCGCCGCGCGTGGCGGCGGGCCGGGCCGCGGGTCAGGCCGACGCGTACTGCTTCCCCGAAGGCAACCAGGCGCTCGTGCGGATGATGACCGCGCGCATGGTGCCGGGGTACGCCGCGGACGCGTCGGCGGAGCACGTCACCACCACGGCGTTCGACAACGCGGCGCTCGACCGGCCCGGCAACCGGGTGCGGGTGCGCCTGTCGAGCCCGGTCGTGCTGGTGCGCAACGACGGGCCGCCGGAGTCGGCGCGCGGCGCGACGGTGGGGTACTTCGACGGCGCGCGGGTGCGCACGGTGCGGGCCGACGGCGTGATCATGGCGTGCTGGCACGGCGTCATCCCGTACGTCGTGGACGAACTGCCGGCCGAGCAGAAGGAGGCGATGCGCCGGGCCGTGCGCCTGCCGGTGGTGCACGCGACGGCCCAGCTGCGGCACTGGCGGGCCTGGCGCGACGCCGGCGTGCACCGGGTGCGGTTCACCGGCGCGTACTGGGTGAGCGCCGAGCTGGCGCCGCCGGTGAGCACCGGCGGCTACCGCTGTCCCGCCGGTCCGGACGAGCCCGTCACCGCGCACCTGGTGCACACGCCGGCCACCCCCGGCACCGCGCCGGGGGACGCCGCCGCGGCGGGCCGGCGGGCCCTCGCGGGGACGCCGTACGCGGCGCTGGAGTTCGGCGTGCGCGAGCAGCTCGGCCGGCTGCTCGGCCCGTGGGGCTTCGACCCGGCGCGCGACATCGAGGGCCTGACCGTCAACCGCTGGGGCCACGGCCACTGGTGCGCCTACACGCGGCCCTGGGACGCCTTCCATCCCGGCGGCCCCACCCCCGCGCACACCGCGCGGCGCCGGTTCGGCCGGGTCGCCATGGCGGGCTCGGACGCCGTACCCGGCGGTGACGCGGACGCGGCCGTCAGCGCCGCCTGCCGCGCCGTGCGCGACCTGGAGAACGTGAGGTAA
- a CDS encoding acyltransferase family protein has protein sequence MTTSEAVPAVTPAHAAPAEQRRSRERDPFLDNAKYLAIVLVVTGHLIEDLRDVPEAHAVYFFLYTFHMPLFIALSGHLSRNFTFSAGKARKLISGLAVPYVVFEVAYSLPRYFLYGKLDISLLDPYYLTWFLMSLFLWRLSTPVWLQLRWPLAVAVGLSLLSGTSELPDELSMNRTLGLLPFYVLGLMTTPAHLDLLKRPAVRVAGAVVLVAGLALAFALHTDVATEWIRWRHSNARIGVGDLTGSAARLAMLTAGAVLLAAFLAVTPSRRTWFTGLGAATMYAYLLHGFFVKVFDVYAKEMSTHAGVVIAVLLGVAVATLLCTPPVRRLTHWAVEPDTSWAFTALRRPVRPRS, from the coding sequence ATGACCACCTCCGAGGCCGTGCCCGCCGTGACCCCCGCGCACGCCGCCCCGGCCGAGCAGCGCCGGTCCCGTGAGCGCGATCCGTTCCTGGACAACGCCAAGTACCTCGCCATCGTCCTGGTCGTCACCGGACATCTCATCGAGGACCTCAGGGACGTCCCCGAGGCGCACGCCGTCTACTTCTTCCTCTACACGTTCCACATGCCGCTGTTCATCGCGCTCAGCGGCCACCTGTCGCGGAACTTCACGTTCTCCGCCGGCAAGGCGCGCAAGCTCATCAGCGGGCTCGCCGTGCCGTACGTCGTCTTCGAGGTGGCGTACTCGCTGCCGCGGTACTTCCTGTACGGCAAGCTCGACATCAGCCTGCTCGACCCGTATTACCTGACGTGGTTCCTGATGTCGCTGTTCCTGTGGCGGTTGTCGACGCCGGTGTGGCTGCAGCTCAGGTGGCCGCTCGCCGTCGCCGTCGGCCTGTCGCTGCTGTCCGGCACGAGCGAGCTGCCGGACGAGCTGTCGATGAACCGCACCCTCGGCCTGCTGCCGTTCTACGTGCTCGGCCTGATGACGACCCCCGCGCACCTGGACCTGCTCAAGCGGCCCGCCGTGCGCGTGGCGGGTGCCGTCGTGCTCGTCGCGGGGCTCGCGCTGGCGTTCGCGCTGCACACCGACGTCGCGACCGAATGGATCCGCTGGCGGCACAGCAACGCGCGCATCGGCGTGGGGGACCTCACCGGCAGCGCGGCACGGCTCGCCATGCTGACGGCAGGCGCGGTGCTCCTCGCCGCGTTCCTCGCGGTCACCCCGTCACGCCGCACGTGGTTCACCGGCCTCGGCGCGGCCACCATGTACGCCTACCTGCTGCACGGGTTCTTCGTGAAGGTCTTCGACGTGTACGCCAAGGAGATGAGCACCCACGCGGGCGTGGTGATCGCCGTCCTGCTCGGTGTGGCCGTCGCCACCCTGCTGTGCACGCCGCCGGTGCGCCGCCTCACCCACTGGGCCGTCGAACCCGACACCTCGTGGGCCTTCACGGCGCTGCGCAGGCCCGTGCGGCCGAGATCCTGA
- a CDS encoding ImmA/IrrE family metallo-endopeptidase, with the protein MTITWDRFAGTTDTFAFRVTFMPDPDEGVGATLEETASWGSFQLWVCGQNLSAHVSQGTYVPATHWYLLPFLEWLAENWNPLFHEERLPNRNLDEPAATALIYTRNAPALIGEAETVAWEQEWYEWYQRHALRSARDGGLFPHVVIRRFRDLIEVSWHDEPLTGSPDGYRHSSARGVAYFQPEAVAEPLYEVLRDASRRLTALHPDNKRLARLSRQVDELVLPGQHDMRLDWLAGLRAQPPLRARLEGSLPEAEMRSRWTEIVRELRDLGNGEDADAALAVEESHLVISGSCHAALLFSSTSPTVTKEDVRTLAAILISQFSKKDVISATLENLSEQTTPDTSLQAWEQGYELAEHVHSKLGNRFTQGWVDVAGILQELQVTLLSRNLHDDNIRACSLVGPHHRPTVVHNEASPYQSVTAKRFSMAHELCHLLFDRSRGSKLAIASGPWAPKIIERRANAFAAMFLMPTKLVQSALADNPDPVHDLDSVTAFATRLQVSRHAAIEHLYNLTLMSEFDRDMLLRQVRD; encoded by the coding sequence ATGACCATCACCTGGGACAGATTCGCCGGGACGACCGACACCTTCGCTTTCAGGGTGACATTCATGCCGGACCCGGACGAAGGTGTCGGCGCCACCCTGGAGGAGACCGCGTCCTGGGGTTCATTCCAGTTGTGGGTATGCGGCCAGAATCTATCGGCCCATGTCAGTCAGGGTACGTACGTACCTGCGACCCACTGGTACCTTCTCCCGTTCCTGGAGTGGCTGGCAGAGAACTGGAATCCCCTGTTCCATGAGGAGCGACTCCCGAACCGCAACTTGGACGAGCCCGCTGCCACCGCACTGATCTACACGCGGAACGCTCCGGCCCTGATCGGTGAGGCGGAGACCGTCGCATGGGAACAAGAATGGTACGAGTGGTACCAACGTCATGCTCTTCGCTCGGCGCGGGACGGCGGCCTCTTCCCCCATGTGGTGATCCGCCGGTTCAGAGACCTCATAGAAGTGAGTTGGCACGACGAACCTCTCACCGGCTCACCAGACGGCTACCGGCACAGTTCCGCCAGAGGCGTCGCCTACTTCCAGCCTGAAGCCGTGGCGGAACCTCTGTACGAGGTTCTGCGCGACGCGTCACGGCGTCTCACCGCACTGCACCCGGACAACAAACGACTGGCCAGACTGAGCCGGCAAGTCGACGAACTCGTACTTCCCGGCCAACATGACATGCGGCTGGACTGGCTGGCCGGACTACGAGCACAGCCTCCACTGCGGGCAAGACTCGAAGGCAGTCTTCCGGAAGCGGAGATGCGGTCACGCTGGACGGAGATCGTCAGAGAGCTGAGAGATCTCGGAAACGGCGAGGACGCCGACGCGGCCCTGGCGGTCGAGGAGTCCCATCTGGTGATCTCCGGCTCCTGTCACGCGGCATTGCTCTTCAGTTCGACGTCCCCGACGGTCACCAAAGAGGACGTCCGCACTCTCGCGGCGATCCTCATATCCCAGTTCTCCAAGAAGGACGTCATCAGTGCGACCCTGGAGAACCTGAGCGAGCAGACCACTCCAGATACGTCTCTGCAGGCTTGGGAGCAGGGGTACGAGCTGGCCGAACACGTTCACTCGAAGCTTGGCAACAGGTTCACACAAGGCTGGGTCGATGTCGCGGGCATCCTGCAAGAACTACAGGTCACACTTCTTTCGAGGAACCTTCACGACGACAACATAAGAGCGTGTTCTCTTGTCGGCCCCCATCACCGTCCCACCGTCGTCCACAACGAGGCGTCGCCCTATCAGAGCGTCACCGCCAAACGGTTCAGCATGGCGCACGAGCTGTGCCATCTACTGTTCGACAGATCACGGGGAAGCAAGCTCGCCATTGCCAGCGGCCCCTGGGCTCCCAAGATCATAGAACGCCGCGCGAACGCCTTCGCCGCGATGTTCCTCATGCCGACGAAACTCGTGCAGTCGGCCCTCGCAGACAACCCAGACCCCGTGCACGACCTGGACAGCGTCACCGCTTTCGCCACACGGTTGCAGGTCAGCCGGCATGCCGCCATCGAGCATCTGTACAACCTCACTCTCATGAGTGAGTTCGACCGGGACATGCTGCTGCGACAAGTACGCGACTGA